The window CCTCGACGGCGTGCCCGGGGACGCCGTCGACGCGGCGCGGGGGATGGGCTACGGCAACGGCCGGCTGCTGTGGCAGGTGCAGGTGCCGCTCGCGCTGCCCACCATCCTGGCGGGGGTGCGCGTGGCCACGGTGTCCACGGTGGGGCTGGTGACGATCGGCGCGCTGGTCGGGCACGGCGGCTTCGGATCGCTGATCCTCGGTGGCTTCGTCAACAACTTCTACCACGCGCAGATCATGACGGCGACGCTCGCGTGCGTGGCCCTGGCACTGCTCTTCGAGGGCGCCCTGGTGCTGCTCGAACGGGCCCTCACCCCGTGGGCGCGCGTCCAGCGCGCGGCGGCCGGGTAGGTCGCGATGGACGTCGTGACCGGGGTGTGGCAGTGGTTCGCCGACGGCGAGAACTGGTCCGGCAGCAACGGGATCCCGCAGCGCCTGCTGGAGCACTTCGTCATCTCCGGCTGGGCGCTGCTGCTGGCGTTCGCGGTGGCCCTGCCGGCGGGGATCGTGGTCGGCCACACGCGCCGGTTCGGGGCGCTGGTCACCAACATCGGCAACCTGGGCCGGGCGATCCCGACCTTCGCGGTGCTGGTGATCCTGGCGTCCTGGGAGGCCGTCGGCGTCAGCGACCTCGCGGCGATCCTCGCCCTGGCCGTGTTCGCCGTGCCGCCCGTCCTCACCAACACGTACGTCGGCGTGCGCGACGTGGACCCGCAGGCCCTGGACAGCGCCCGCGGCCTGGGCATGACCGGCGGCCAGGTGCTGCGCCGGGTCGAGCTGCCGCTCGCGGTTCCCC is drawn from Candidatus Nanopelagicales bacterium and contains these coding sequences:
- a CDS encoding ABC transporter permease; this encodes MDVVTGVWQWFADGENWSGSNGIPQRLLEHFVISGWALLLAFAVALPAGIVVGHTRRFGALVTNIGNLGRAIPTFAVLVILASWEAVGVSDLAAILALAVFAVPPVLTNTYVGVRDVDPQALDSARGLGMTGGQVLRRVELPLAVPLIAAGIRTATVQVVATATLAALVGGGGLGRYVVDGFGLQDTTLLFAGVVLVAVVCIVVELVLSAAQRAVTPPPLRSGAADVLGDF
- a CDS encoding ABC transporter permease, with amino-acid sequence MSLLVAEAPPNPWFSVDYVRDNADDLLLAGREHVTITVVAVALAVAVSVPLALLVRRYRPLETPVLALSGVLYTVPSLALITGLWPVFGLSPMTVIVALALYALLVVLRNILVGLDGVPGDAVDAARGMGYGNGRLLWQVQVPLALPTILAGVRVATVSTVGLVTIGALVGHGGFGSLILGGFVNNFYHAQIMTATLACVALALLFEGALVLLERALTPWARVQRAAAG